Proteins encoded within one genomic window of Agelaius phoeniceus isolate bAgePho1 chromosome 9, bAgePho1.hap1, whole genome shotgun sequence:
- the ALOX5 gene encoding polyunsaturated fatty acid 5-lipoxygenase isoform X2 yields the protein MPSYTVTVATGSQWFAGTDDYVYLTLQGTDGCSERHLLDKPFYNDFERGAVDSYDVTVEEDLGEIQLIKIEKRKYWYQDDWYLKYITVKTPVGDYLEFPCYRWITDEKEVVLRDGRAKLPRDDKTQILKQHRRKELESRQKMYRWKEWHPGFPLSIDAHSHSELPRDIQFDNEKGIDFILNYTKAMENLYVNRFMHMFQSSWSDFADFERIFVRISNTISEYVMQHWREDFMFGYQFLNGCNPVLIRRCTEIPKKLPVTMDMVECSLERNLTLEEEVKQGNIFIVDYELLDGVDANKTDPCTIQYLAAPICLLYKNLEKKIVPIAIQLGQKPGPDNPIFLPSDATYDWLLAKIWVRSSDFHIHQTVTHLLRTHLVSEVFSIAMFRQLPAVHPLFKLLVPHMRFTIAINTKAREQLICECGLFDKANATGGGGHVQMVQKAMKDLTYSSLCFPEEIKAKGMDSKEDIPYYYYRDDGIKVWEAIKSFAEDVIHIYYESDEVVCEDVELQAFVKDIYVYGMRGVKASEVLISSLPISANQLSLHSFLQYT from the exons GTTGACTCCTATGATGTGACTGTGGAAGAAGACCTTGGAGAAATTCAGCTAATAAAAATTGAGAAACGAAAATACTGGTACCAGGATGACTGGTACCTCAAGTACATCACTGTTAAAACACCAGTGGGTGACTACCTGGAGTTCCCCTGTTACCGCTGGATTACAGACGAAAAGGAGGTTGTCCTTCGAGATGGAAGAG CAAAGCTGCCCCGAGATGACAAGACTCAGATCCTCAAGCAGCACAGGCGCAAAGAGCTCGAATCCCGTCAGAAAATGTACCG CTGGAAGGAGTGGCATCCAGGCTTTCCCCTGAGCATCGATGCCCATTCTCACAGTGAACTGCCTCGTGACATCCAGTTTGACAATGAGAAGGGAATTGACTTCATTCTGAACTACACGAAAGC gATGGAAAATCTTTATGTCAACCGTTTCATGCACATGTTCCAGTCTTCCTGGAGTGATTTTGCAGATTTTGAGAGGATTTTTGTCAGAATCAGCAACACAATCTCTG AATATGTGATGCAACACTGGAGGGAAGATTTTATGTTTGGCTACCAGTTCCTGAatggatgcaatcctgtgctGATCCGGAGATGCACAGAGATACCCAAGAAGCTGCCTGTGACCATGGATATGGTAGAATGCAGTCTGGAGAGGAACCTGACACTGGAGGAGGAAGTGAAG caaGGCAACATTTTCATTGTGGACTATGAGCTGCTTGATGGTGTGGATGCCAATAAAACAGACCCGTGCACAATACAGTACTTGGCTGCACCCATCTGTCTGCTGTATAAGaatctggagaaaaaaattgtacCCATTGCAATCCAG CTTGGTCAAAAGCCTGGACCAGACAATCCCATCTTCCTTCCTTCAGATGCCACCTATGACTGGCTGCTAGCTAAAATTTGGGTCCGCTCATCTGATTTCCACATCCACCAGACAGTGACCCACCTCTTACGGACACACTTGGTCTCAGAGGTGTTCAGCATAGCCATGTTCCGGCAGCTGCCTGCTGTGCATCCCCTCTTCAAG CTCTTAGTGCCACATATGCGGTTCACAATAGCCATCAATACCAAAGCCCGAGAACAGCTTATCTGTGAATGTGGCCTTTTTGACAAG GCAAATGCTACGGGTGGAGGAGGACATGTACAAATGGTGCAGAAAGCAATGAAGGATCTGACCTACAgttccctctgcttccctgaGGAGATCAAAGCTAAAGGAATGGACAGCAAAGAGGATATCCCCTACTACTATTACCGGGATGATGGCATTAAGGTCTGGGAGGCTATAAAGAG TTTTGCAGAGGATGTAATTCACATCTACTATGAGAGCGATGAGGTGGTGTGTGaggatgtggagctgcaggCCTTTGTCAAAGACATTTATGTCTATGGAATGAGGGGTGTGAAAGCCTCAG aagtTCTCATTTCCTCACTTCCCATTTCAGCAAATCAACTCTCCCTGCACTCTTTCTTGCAATACACTTGA
- the ALOX5 gene encoding polyunsaturated fatty acid 5-lipoxygenase isoform X1, protein MPSYTVTVATGSQWFAGTDDYVYLTLQGTDGCSERHLLDKPFYNDFERGAVDSYDVTVEEDLGEIQLIKIEKRKYWYQDDWYLKYITVKTPVGDYLEFPCYRWITDEKEVVLRDGRAKLPRDDKTQILKQHRRKELESRQKMYRWKEWHPGFPLSIDAHSHSELPRDIQFDNEKGIDFILNYTKAMENLYVNRFMHMFQSSWSDFADFERIFVRISNTISEYVMQHWREDFMFGYQFLNGCNPVLIRRCTEIPKKLPVTMDMVECSLERNLTLEEEVKQGNIFIVDYELLDGVDANKTDPCTIQYLAAPICLLYKNLEKKIVPIAIQLGQKPGPDNPIFLPSDATYDWLLAKIWVRSSDFHIHQTVTHLLRTHLVSEVFSIAMFRQLPAVHPLFKLLVPHMRFTIAINTKAREQLICECGLFDKANATGGGGHVQMVQKAMKDLTYSSLCFPEEIKAKGMDSKEDIPYYYYRDDGIKVWEAIKSFAEDVIHIYYESDEVVCEDVELQAFVKDIYVYGMRGVKASGFPKMIRTRETLAEYLTVIMFTASAQHAAVNFGQYDWCSWIPNAPPTMRCPPPTEKGTVTIEQIVESLPDRGRSCWHLGAVWALSQFQDKELFLGMYPDEHFVEKPVKEAMAKFRKNLDEIVSTITERNKNKKLPYYYLSPDRIPNSVAV, encoded by the exons GTTGACTCCTATGATGTGACTGTGGAAGAAGACCTTGGAGAAATTCAGCTAATAAAAATTGAGAAACGAAAATACTGGTACCAGGATGACTGGTACCTCAAGTACATCACTGTTAAAACACCAGTGGGTGACTACCTGGAGTTCCCCTGTTACCGCTGGATTACAGACGAAAAGGAGGTTGTCCTTCGAGATGGAAGAG CAAAGCTGCCCCGAGATGACAAGACTCAGATCCTCAAGCAGCACAGGCGCAAAGAGCTCGAATCCCGTCAGAAAATGTACCG CTGGAAGGAGTGGCATCCAGGCTTTCCCCTGAGCATCGATGCCCATTCTCACAGTGAACTGCCTCGTGACATCCAGTTTGACAATGAGAAGGGAATTGACTTCATTCTGAACTACACGAAAGC gATGGAAAATCTTTATGTCAACCGTTTCATGCACATGTTCCAGTCTTCCTGGAGTGATTTTGCAGATTTTGAGAGGATTTTTGTCAGAATCAGCAACACAATCTCTG AATATGTGATGCAACACTGGAGGGAAGATTTTATGTTTGGCTACCAGTTCCTGAatggatgcaatcctgtgctGATCCGGAGATGCACAGAGATACCCAAGAAGCTGCCTGTGACCATGGATATGGTAGAATGCAGTCTGGAGAGGAACCTGACACTGGAGGAGGAAGTGAAG caaGGCAACATTTTCATTGTGGACTATGAGCTGCTTGATGGTGTGGATGCCAATAAAACAGACCCGTGCACAATACAGTACTTGGCTGCACCCATCTGTCTGCTGTATAAGaatctggagaaaaaaattgtacCCATTGCAATCCAG CTTGGTCAAAAGCCTGGACCAGACAATCCCATCTTCCTTCCTTCAGATGCCACCTATGACTGGCTGCTAGCTAAAATTTGGGTCCGCTCATCTGATTTCCACATCCACCAGACAGTGACCCACCTCTTACGGACACACTTGGTCTCAGAGGTGTTCAGCATAGCCATGTTCCGGCAGCTGCCTGCTGTGCATCCCCTCTTCAAG CTCTTAGTGCCACATATGCGGTTCACAATAGCCATCAATACCAAAGCCCGAGAACAGCTTATCTGTGAATGTGGCCTTTTTGACAAG GCAAATGCTACGGGTGGAGGAGGACATGTACAAATGGTGCAGAAAGCAATGAAGGATCTGACCTACAgttccctctgcttccctgaGGAGATCAAAGCTAAAGGAATGGACAGCAAAGAGGATATCCCCTACTACTATTACCGGGATGATGGCATTAAGGTCTGGGAGGCTATAAAGAG TTTTGCAGAGGATGTAATTCACATCTACTATGAGAGCGATGAGGTGGTGTGTGaggatgtggagctgcaggCCTTTGTCAAAGACATTTATGTCTATGGAATGAGGGGTGTGAAAGCCTCAG GGTTCCCTAAGATGATCAGGACACGAGAGACACTGGCAGAATATCTGACAGTGATCATGTTCACTGCATCGGCTCAACACGCAGCTGTGAATTTTGGTCAG TATGACTGGTGCTCCTGGATTCCCAACGCCCCACCAACAATGCGCTGCCCTCCCCCAACAGAAAAGGGCACAGTCACCATCGAGCAGATTGTGGAGAGTCTGCCAGACAGGGGACGTTCTTGTTGGCATCTTGGAGCTGTCTGGGCCTTGAGCCAATTCCAGGACAAAGAA CTGTTTCTGGGCATGTACCCAGATGAACACTTCGTGGAGAAGCCAGTGAAAGAGGCTATGGCAAAATTCCGCAAGAATCTGGATGAGATTGTCAGCACCATCACCGAGCGCAACAAGAACAAGAAGCTCCCCTACTACTACCTCTCCCCAGATCGTATTCCCAACAGTGTTGCTGTTTGA